Proteins encoded together in one Prunus dulcis chromosome 3, ALMONDv2, whole genome shotgun sequence window:
- the LOC117621098 gene encoding autophagy-related protein 8i-like, whose product MGRTKSFKDEFTFEQRVEESHDIMAKYPDRIPVIVEKYSRTDLPQMEKKKYLVPRDMSVGQFIYVLSSRLHLAHGKALFVFVKDTLPLTASLMDSVYESFKDKDGFLYMCHSTEKTFGGYANVQRYEQ is encoded by the exons ATGGGTAGAACAAAATCATTCAAGGATGAGTTTACATTCG AACAAAGGGTTGAAGAATCACATGACATCATGGCCAAATACCCTGATCGAATACCC GTAATTGTGGAAAAGTATTCCAGGACCGACCTTCCTcagatggaaaagaaaaa ATACCTTGTCCCCCGAGACATGTCTGTCGGTCAATTCATTTACGTTCTGAGCAGCAGACTTCATCTGGCCCATGGAAAAGCTCTCTTTGTGTTTGTGAAGGATACTTTGCCTCTAACAG CCAGTTTGATGGACTCTGTCTATGAATCCTTCAAGGACAAGGATGGATTTCTCTACATGTGTCATAGCACTGAGAAAACCTTTGGGGGCTATGCCAATGTTCAGAGATATGAACAATGA